One genomic segment of Occultella kanbiaonis includes these proteins:
- a CDS encoding sacsin N-terminal ATP-binding-like domain-containing protein — translation MAVVGAALAGVRAADEFRIRVEARAASEAKMYLQGREEDNPVISEMKDLIEGVISPEYSGRTVLELLQNGHDAHDSTRDDGQLQVVLDEAEGPHGTLYAVNGGAPLNDGNFKRMTGTGRSSKRPDNSIGNKGIGFKSVSELSAVPEVYSANSEGMPGLTGYRFRFAKPTDFDAIARRVAPNEPGLADELRDEVSHLRVPVPLTESLPARVEQFAAESVSTVIRLPLRSSEALESARSQIREIESSEVPFHLFLDRVSAISLQTIGPDEPRETLLIRDQVAVPWADRLAKYDVTVRELQLGDDRRFIVASHDIAEHTFRDAIEESCSAGKLNSNWLEWKGPARVSLAFPLHEGLDAGRLYTFLPMGAQARAPLPAFVNAPFATRADRRTLSDSVAVNALLLASAARISAALLAAGARDGTPVPPDLLVDAASWTEDPDHLDNALKANDLSLWDLSFVPALGDTSRRAGLDTVYHWGFHGHELTPHAVAATETLDLIDPSLSAARIQHLRQLCTAHEWTLDPSSDVLADCVEAVAQRLARHGVEAERWAGFYDDLAELDIEPSFLQGRAFILDETGGLARAGRAPGVAQVYFPPRQTDDSIGSHPLPVSLRSRLVFASYEVPDRREGRNAPLRAGRDWLARQGLVSEYRTETILGAVATTMKELSADAIIHDAELRECLHFAFELNKRATREIKDEALESLAIFVPVRNGWVRATAARFDEGWDGPDSLLDAALRRLVSTVGERSSELTEMTGFLVPGPSIALPDLAAEQHEQLRVFLESLGVRHGLWPVEGSRPRHQKGEHLANPQYAWIDGDLPLAGFTQGAWRALAEQWPGHSPSQATTPYVPQASWVVLPGQADFERLDDETQRTYSELVVLGLGRWPNESLEVRFTRQTDKKGAAWPTPLAAFLSSSAWVPQATPGDRSTVTRSRPSESWWLAEADTVDFLPSQPARFRVVDTDLFLRRIRRLGVRVWDDPATAAQRLEHLAGLVREGGLAARTAHSVRRAVETAWSDLVDSQAVVELPDTVVVQSAGALTVRSTRSRNSAPVYVVDIDDVRQQRLLEASPLLILPIKDFRLGKRVLEHLHQEEAHVRSISDIRMSVLVDGVQVALTTQRQALISERRRWLTTLVVAAMELKYRNFPPLPPTAVAAAIDRLERAQLTIGHHVTVTIDDHSVPTASPTSLLIPDEENDVIVVGGVANDDEWLVLDTAADSIAQLISAPSLGDTLRVAITTLRTTGINDDPADDVARALRIDPSEVRAVVHQPRAGVDTSATVFVLMCLEPAIGYELHEADGSFVEEDSVRRWLADRLAGGETQADRVMQLSLETDRGSILTQFGADLPTVNRHLRSVQLAELENTEGQNHQYRAFLQENGARLRDQLRDRFAGTVKQGGDLSNYVQLSKDISTIAPDTAWAAERWALDPDLMARHVTAWLDAHAPAPPPEQREFPSVDDARADAQRSLRAVLGRLPALIEAWTYKVGVAPAPRTIDTPEIVEAITATGRLDFGPLEPSDVIGWLRNSDRWPATMPLSSTASELDISGSDLQGARERIKNREADERQAKTSVTYKHETFTAEHDQMVRLFEQVRSSVVDEVISTAPVPVTLALTPTDTPVPRTTSPRPTSFQASGPPEEKTKLIGLIGETIVGLWIEKQFGLAPTDTWVSGYRQSVYLDGVGNDSLGYDYRVETPDRTLLLEVKASLGDDALIQLGESEVRKAQDLSPEEEYMIVFVANGGEATQARIYPLPNPFAPGGLQRYRVVGRSMSLRFDMDD, via the coding sequence GTGGCTGTAGTCGGCGCAGCGTTGGCAGGCGTGCGCGCGGCCGACGAGTTCCGCATCCGGGTCGAGGCGAGAGCCGCGTCTGAGGCGAAGATGTACCTGCAAGGGCGTGAAGAAGACAACCCTGTCATCTCCGAGATGAAGGACCTTATCGAGGGGGTCATCTCGCCCGAGTACTCCGGACGCACGGTTCTGGAGCTTCTGCAGAACGGACACGATGCCCACGACAGCACTCGTGACGATGGCCAACTGCAAGTAGTCCTCGATGAGGCAGAGGGTCCACACGGCACTCTGTATGCAGTCAATGGGGGCGCGCCCTTGAACGACGGCAACTTCAAGCGCATGACCGGCACCGGCCGGAGCTCGAAGAGGCCGGACAACAGCATTGGCAACAAGGGCATCGGATTCAAGAGCGTCAGCGAACTCAGCGCCGTTCCAGAGGTCTACAGCGCGAACTCAGAAGGCATGCCTGGCCTTACGGGCTATCGTTTCCGGTTCGCGAAGCCCACTGACTTTGATGCGATCGCTCGACGAGTTGCCCCTAACGAACCCGGCCTTGCCGACGAGTTGAGAGACGAGGTCTCGCACCTGCGAGTTCCGGTTCCTCTGACTGAATCGCTCCCAGCTCGGGTTGAGCAGTTCGCTGCGGAATCCGTCTCGACCGTGATCCGACTTCCCCTTCGCTCATCGGAGGCACTGGAAAGTGCGCGCTCCCAGATCCGCGAGATCGAGAGCAGCGAAGTGCCATTTCACCTCTTCCTCGATCGCGTGTCAGCGATCTCTCTTCAGACGATTGGCCCAGACGAGCCCCGAGAAACGCTCCTCATCCGCGACCAGGTTGCAGTCCCTTGGGCCGACCGTCTTGCCAAGTACGACGTCACAGTTCGTGAGCTTCAGCTTGGTGATGATCGCCGCTTCATCGTGGCATCCCACGACATCGCCGAGCACACCTTCAGAGATGCGATCGAGGAAAGTTGCTCTGCAGGTAAACTGAATAGCAATTGGCTCGAGTGGAAGGGGCCCGCCAGAGTTAGTCTCGCGTTCCCTCTGCACGAAGGCCTGGATGCGGGGCGCCTGTACACGTTTCTCCCCATGGGTGCACAAGCCCGGGCGCCCCTGCCGGCCTTTGTGAATGCACCGTTCGCCACGCGTGCTGATCGCCGGACACTCTCCGATTCGGTTGCCGTCAATGCCCTCCTGCTTGCGTCAGCAGCCAGGATCAGCGCTGCGCTCCTTGCGGCCGGGGCCCGCGACGGCACGCCTGTCCCTCCGGATCTGCTTGTCGACGCAGCGTCATGGACGGAAGACCCAGATCACCTGGATAACGCTCTCAAGGCGAATGACCTGAGCCTCTGGGATCTCTCGTTCGTCCCTGCACTCGGCGACACCTCGCGCAGAGCCGGTCTCGACACCGTGTACCACTGGGGCTTTCACGGGCACGAGCTCACCCCCCATGCTGTCGCAGCGACCGAAACCCTCGACCTCATTGATCCAAGCCTCTCCGCGGCTCGGATCCAGCACTTGCGTCAGCTCTGCACGGCACACGAATGGACGCTCGATCCGTCGTCCGACGTCCTTGCCGACTGTGTCGAGGCGGTAGCGCAGCGCCTAGCCAGGCACGGCGTGGAAGCGGAACGTTGGGCTGGCTTCTACGACGACCTCGCAGAACTCGATATCGAGCCGTCCTTCCTCCAAGGCCGGGCATTCATCCTCGATGAAACAGGCGGACTCGCACGGGCGGGGAGAGCTCCTGGCGTTGCGCAGGTCTACTTCCCGCCACGGCAGACCGACGACAGCATCGGCAGTCACCCTCTACCGGTGTCCCTTCGGTCGCGCCTCGTCTTTGCCTCCTACGAAGTACCTGACCGCCGAGAAGGCAGAAACGCACCTTTGAGGGCGGGCCGAGATTGGCTGGCCCGTCAAGGACTTGTCAGTGAGTACAGGACCGAGACCATCCTCGGCGCCGTCGCAACCACGATGAAGGAACTCTCGGCGGACGCGATCATCCACGACGCGGAACTCCGTGAGTGCCTCCACTTCGCGTTTGAACTCAACAAACGAGCGACACGCGAGATCAAAGACGAGGCCCTTGAGTCGCTAGCAATCTTCGTCCCCGTTCGCAACGGATGGGTCAGAGCAACCGCCGCTCGTTTCGACGAAGGGTGGGACGGGCCTGATTCCCTGTTGGATGCAGCACTCCGGCGGCTTGTCTCGACAGTCGGAGAACGATCCTCTGAGCTCACCGAGATGACCGGCTTCCTCGTGCCAGGGCCCAGCATTGCGCTCCCTGACCTCGCAGCCGAACAGCATGAACAACTTCGGGTCTTCCTCGAGTCCCTTGGCGTCAGGCACGGTCTCTGGCCAGTCGAAGGTTCTCGTCCGCGCCACCAGAAGGGTGAACACCTTGCAAATCCCCAGTACGCCTGGATCGACGGTGACCTCCCCCTCGCCGGCTTCACGCAGGGGGCCTGGCGTGCCCTCGCTGAGCAATGGCCCGGACACTCGCCATCGCAGGCAACAACGCCCTACGTACCGCAAGCAAGTTGGGTCGTGCTTCCCGGGCAGGCCGACTTCGAGCGCCTCGATGACGAGACGCAACGCACCTACAGCGAGTTAGTCGTCCTCGGACTGGGGAGGTGGCCCAATGAGTCACTCGAGGTGCGCTTCACTCGGCAGACCGACAAAAAGGGCGCGGCATGGCCGACGCCGCTGGCGGCGTTCTTGTCGAGCTCAGCCTGGGTTCCGCAAGCAACACCAGGCGATCGTTCTACGGTCACGCGCTCCAGGCCGAGCGAGTCATGGTGGCTCGCTGAGGCTGACACCGTGGACTTCCTTCCATCTCAGCCAGCGCGGTTCCGCGTGGTCGACACCGACCTCTTCCTTCGGCGGATTCGACGTCTCGGAGTACGTGTGTGGGACGACCCAGCAACTGCGGCGCAGCGACTTGAGCACCTCGCGGGGCTCGTCCGCGAGGGAGGCCTTGCCGCTCGCACCGCACACTCGGTTCGCCGTGCCGTCGAGACCGCGTGGAGCGACCTGGTCGACTCCCAAGCCGTGGTTGAGTTGCCCGACACAGTCGTTGTTCAATCCGCCGGCGCACTTACAGTCAGGAGCACCCGTTCGCGGAACTCCGCCCCGGTCTATGTCGTCGACATCGACGACGTACGACAACAACGGCTGCTCGAAGCTTCGCCACTGCTGATCCTACCTATCAAGGACTTCAGGCTTGGCAAGAGAGTTCTCGAACATCTACACCAGGAGGAGGCACACGTTCGGAGCATCTCCGATATCCGGATGAGCGTCCTTGTGGACGGCGTCCAGGTCGCGCTGACTACTCAGCGGCAGGCACTCATCTCAGAGCGCAGACGTTGGCTCACAACCCTTGTCGTCGCCGCGATGGAACTCAAGTACCGGAACTTCCCGCCGCTCCCACCTACTGCCGTCGCCGCAGCAATCGACCGCCTCGAACGCGCTCAACTGACCATCGGCCACCACGTCACCGTGACGATCGACGACCATAGCGTTCCGACGGCCAGCCCCACTTCACTGCTGATCCCGGACGAAGAGAACGACGTGATCGTTGTCGGCGGCGTGGCGAACGACGACGAATGGCTGGTTCTCGACACTGCTGCCGACAGCATCGCTCAGCTCATCAGCGCACCGAGCCTCGGCGACACACTCCGCGTAGCCATCACCACCCTGCGCACAACTGGCATTAACGACGATCCCGCTGACGATGTCGCCCGAGCACTTCGGATCGATCCGAGCGAGGTCCGCGCTGTCGTCCACCAGCCGCGTGCAGGCGTCGACACCAGTGCGACCGTGTTCGTCCTCATGTGCCTTGAGCCCGCCATTGGGTACGAACTCCACGAGGCCGACGGTTCCTTCGTCGAGGAGGACTCAGTACGAAGGTGGCTGGCCGATCGACTCGCTGGTGGCGAAACTCAGGCCGACCGAGTGATGCAGCTGAGCCTGGAGACCGATCGCGGCAGCATCCTCACGCAGTTTGGCGCGGACCTCCCCACAGTCAACCGGCACCTTCGCTCAGTTCAACTCGCTGAACTGGAGAACACAGAGGGCCAGAACCACCAGTACCGAGCCTTCCTCCAGGAGAACGGCGCCAGGTTGCGCGATCAACTCCGCGACCGCTTCGCCGGCACTGTCAAGCAAGGCGGTGACCTCTCCAACTACGTCCAACTGAGTAAGGACATCTCGACTATCGCCCCAGACACCGCTTGGGCCGCCGAACGCTGGGCGCTAGATCCTGACCTCATGGCCCGGCATGTGACTGCTTGGCTCGATGCCCACGCACCTGCGCCGCCGCCGGAACAGCGCGAGTTCCCGAGTGTCGACGATGCCCGAGCCGACGCTCAGCGGAGCCTGCGCGCGGTCCTGGGACGGCTACCTGCGCTCATCGAAGCGTGGACCTATAAAGTCGGTGTGGCGCCCGCACCCCGGACCATCGATACGCCCGAGATCGTTGAGGCCATCACCGCTACTGGCCGACTCGATTTCGGTCCGCTTGAACCTTCCGACGTTATTGGTTGGCTGCGAAACAGCGACAGATGGCCAGCAACCATGCCTCTGTCTTCCACTGCCTCCGAACTCGATATCAGCGGCTCCGACCTCCAGGGAGCCAGGGAACGCATCAAGAATCGCGAAGCCGACGAACGCCAAGCCAAGACATCAGTCACCTACAAGCACGAGACTTTCACGGCCGAGCACGACCAGATGGTCCGTCTTTTCGAGCAGGTTCGTTCCTCCGTCGTCGACGAAGTGATCAGCACTGCCCCAGTGCCGGTGACTCTCGCACTGACTCCGACAGACACACCCGTTCCACGGACCACCAGCCCACGCCCAACCTCATTTCAGGCGTCTGGCCCGCCAGAGGAGAAGACAAAGCTCATCGGCCTAATCGGCGAAACGATCGTCGGGCTTTGGATCGAGAAGCAGTTCGGACTCGCGCCAACAGACACCTGGGTGTCCGGGTATCGCCAGTCCGTCTACCTGGACGGTGTAGGGAACGACAGCCTTGGATACGACTACCGCGTCGAGACTCCAGATCGAACGCTCCTCCTCGAGGTGAAAGCCAGCCTGGGCGACGACGCACTCATCCAGCTCGGAGAGTCAGAAGTCAGGAAGGCCCAGGATCTCTCCCCTGAAGAGGAGTACATGATAGTTTTCGTCGCCAACGGCGGCGAAGCCACGCAAGCCCGCATCTACCCGCTGCCCAATCCGTTCGCTCCAGGGGGCCTGCAGAGGTACCGAGTGGTCGGGCGTTCCATGAGCCTTCGCTTCGACATGGACGACTGA